The following DNA comes from Amycolatopsis solani.
TGGCGTGGGCGAGCAGCGCCGCGTCACGCCGCGGGAAGTGGTCCGCGCACGGCACCCGGGTGGTGATCCGGGCGTAGACGTCCGGCTTGGTGTCCCACTCCTTCAGCCACTCGTGGTACGGCGATTCCAAGCCCGCTTCGAGCAGCGCCTCGTGGAACATCGCCATCTTCTTGCCGCACCACTCGTGGACGTAGTAGAGCTTCAGCGGCTGCCAGTCCGGGTCGTCGCCGGCCGCTTCGAACGCCGCGACCGCCACCTCGTGCGCCCGGATGTGGTCCGGGTGCGGGTAGCCGCCGTTCTCGTCGTAGGTGATCACCACGTGCGGCCGGAACTCGCGCATTTCCACCAGCAGCCGCTCGGTGCACGTCGAAAGCGGCAGGCTCGCGAACCGGCCCGGCGGCACCGGGGTGCCGTCCGGCCAGCCGGAGTCGGCGAACCCGAGCCACCGCTGCTCCACGCCGAGCACCTCGATCGCGCGGGCGATCTCGTCCCGGCGGACCGCGGTCAGGTCGGCGCGCACCTCCGGGGTGTCCATGGCCGGGTTGAGGATGCTGCCCTCTTCACCGCCCGTGCAGGTGACGACCAGGACCTCGTGCCCCTCGTCGACGTACCGCGCGAGCGTCGCCGCGGCCTTGCTCGATTCGTCGTCCGGGTGCGCGTGCACCGCCATCAGCCTCATCGTGCCCTCCGCACCAGGGTCGCCCCGCCGTCGACGTCCAGGCCCTGCCCGGTGATGTGCTTCGCCGCGGGGGAGCAGAGGAACGCCACGACGTCGGCGACGTCGCCGGCGGTCTGCTCCCGGCCGAGCGGGACGCGGTCGGCGACGACCTCGTCGAACTCGGCGCGGCTGACGTCCTGCCACTGCTTGCTCCAGACGAACCCGGGCCGGACGGTGTTCACCCGCACCCCGGCCGGCGCCAGCGCGACGGCGAGCGAGGTGCTCCAGTGCTCGAGCGCGGCCTTCGCGGCGCCGTACGCGGGCGAGACGACCCACGGCATGTTCGCCGCGATCGAGCTGACGTTGCAGATCGCCGAGCCGCGGCCGAAGCGTTCGCGCAGGGCCTTCGTCACGCGGTAGGCCGTGGTGAGGTTGAGCGCGAAGATGTCGTCGAACACCGCTTCCGGCGGCCAGGTCGCGTCGTCGACCGGTTCGAGGTGCGGCCGCCGCTCGCCGCCCAGCACGTTGACGAGCACGGTGAGCTCGCCGGGCAGCGCGGCCGCCAGTTTGTCCACTTCGGACGCTTCACGCAGGTCGCAGACGAAACCCTTGGCACCGGCGGGAACCGCCGGCTCGACCACGTCGACCGCCACGACTTCGTCGACCACGCCGGCGTCGAGCAGCCGCCCGGCCACCGCCGAGCCGATCCGCCCGCCCGCCGCGGTGACCACTCCGGTCCTCATCGTGCCGCCCCTTCCGGGATCCGGGCCGCCACCGCGCGGTAGTCCGCGACCAGGCGGTCCATCGGGTAGGTGGCCGCCGCCGCTTCGGCCGCGGCCGCGCCGATGCGCTCGCGTTCCCGCAAGCACGAAAGCAGTCCGTTCACGGCGTCGGCGACGGCCGCGGTGTCCGCCGGATCGACCAGCAGCCCGGTCCGGCCGTGCTCGATCTGCGCGCACAGCCCGCCGACGCGTCCCGCGACGACCGGCCGTCCCTTCGCCATCGCTTCGGTGACGGTGAGCCCGAACCCCTCGGCGAGGCTCTTCTGCACGACGACGTCGGCGCGCCGCTGCAGGGCGTTGATCAGCAGCGCGGCGCGCTCCGGGTCGCGCTGCGAAGTGCGCACGAGGTGCACCCGCCGCCGGAGGGACGCGGGCAGTTCGGCCCGCAGCCGCCGGACCTCGGCGAGCACGGCGAGGCCTTCGGGGTCGTCCGGGATCTCTTCGGGGTCGTTGCCCGCCAGCACGAGGTGGACGTCGCCGGGCAGGCCGGGCAGCAGCCGCAGCACCCCGGGCATGTCCTTGAGCGGGTCCCACCGCGAAACCTGCAGCACCATCCGCGCGCCGGCGGGCATCGGCCCGTCCTGCTCGGCGACGGCGAGTTCGCTCGCACCCTCCGCCGTCAGCCCGGCTTCGGCCAGCAGCCCGTTCGCCTCCGCGGCGCTCATCGGCCGGTTCTTCGCCGCCTTCGGGTCGAACGCGGGCGCGCACACCGCGACCGGGCGTCCCGGCGGCGCGTACGCCGCCAGCGCCGTCACGACGACGTCCACTGTGGACAACTCGGCCGCGAACGCCCGCCACACCACCTCGGGTCCCGCCGCGCCCGGCGCGTCCGTCCCGATGTGGCAGTGCCACACCACCCGGGCACCGGCCGCCGACAGAGCCGGGGCCAAGCCGAGGACCTGCGGGTCGTGCAGCACCACGGTGTCGCCCGGGCCCACCCGCGCGGCCAGCCACGCCGCCTGCGGCGCCAGCACCGCCCGGTAGTGGTCCAGGTCGGCGGCGGAGATCCGCGGCGCACCCCGGTCGTGCAGCAGGTGGTGCAGGGACTTGGTGAACGCGAAGAACGAGTCGTCCCCGGCGATCACCGCCCAGCCGGCGTCGACCCCGCTCGCCAGCTGCGCCGGGACCAGCCCGTGCAGCAGCTCGGCGACGCCGCCGCCGGTCGCGGTCGCGTTGACGTGCACCAGCCGCGGGCCCGGACCCGGCTCACGCACCCACGCGGGCCTCACCACGTCCGCCCTTCGGCCACGGCGTCCGGCACCATCGACCGGAGCACGCCCAGACCGCGGTCGATGCTGCGGTCGCGGGGGAGCAGGGTGTCCTCGTGCTCGAGGTAGAGCACGCCGTCGAAGCTTTCGTCCTGCAGCGTCGCGACGATCTCCGCCCACGGCAGCTCGCCGAGGCCGAGCGCGCGGAACCGGATCGGCGGCTGCGGGCCGTAGCGGCCCCAGCCGGGGCCGGACGGCAGGCCGCGCCCGCTCCAGCGCTGCAGGTCCTTCGCGTGCACCGCGCCCATGCGCGTTTCCCAGCCGCGCACGCCGTCGACCGGGTCGTGGCCGGTCGCCGCGAGGTTCGCCGGGTCGACGCACAACCCGAGCACGTCGGCCCAGTCCCCGGTCATGGCGAACAGCAGGTCCGCGCTCGCCCGGTCGTAGACGACCTGCTTCGGGTGCGGCTCCACCAGCAGCCGGACGCCGGCCTCGCGCGCGGCGTGCACCAGCGGCTCGGCGGCGGTCCGGAACGCGGCGATGTTGTCCGCCCAGCTCACGTCGCTGTGCCACCAAGAGAGCCAGCGGCCGAAGTCGGGGCAGCCGGGCAGCAGCCGGACGTCCGGCGCGCCGAGCCGCTCGGCGAGCCGGATCGCGCCGAGGGAGCAGGTGAGCGCGTGGGCGCGCTTGGCGGCCGCGTCGCCGCGGTGCACCGGGTCGGTGTGCCGGTCATGGGGTCCGAGCAGCAGCTGTGCGTCGCGGCTGTTGCTGACGCAGCCGACCTGCTGCCCGCGCAGCACCTCCGCCACTTCGTCGCGGTAGGCGGCGTCGTCGGCGCACCGGACCGCGTCGATCAGCCCGAACGTCGTGTCCGTCGGCACGTCCAGCCACAGCGGGCCGAACTTCTCCGCGTGCCGCAGCGCGGTGGCCAGGTCGAGGTCACCGAACGCCGCCAAGCAGAGTCCCAGCTTCATGTCGCCTCCTCGGGGGCAGCGCCGCGGCGTAGGCGTCGAGCCCGCCGGGCAGCGCGGGTTCACCGGAGCCGGCGAACCGGTCGAGCGCGGTCAGGACGACCGAGGCCGTGTCGGTCACCAGGTCGGCGCTGCCGGCGCCGACCGGCCCGGTCAGGTGGTGGGCGAACTGCTCGTACAGCTCGGGGCACCCGGTGAACACCCCGCCCGCCGCGGCGACGGCGAACCCGTCCGGCAGGCCGAGCGCGTCGCGGACCGCGTACACGCCTTCAGCCAGATCGCCGACGGCCTGGTCGATCACCCCGAGGGCGACGTCGTCGCCGGCCAGCCAGGTCGCGCAGACCACCGGCGCGAGCGCGGCCAGGCCCTGCTTGGGGAACGGCTGCGCGGCCAGCCGGCGCGCGAGGCCGGCGACGGTCGTCCCGGCGTACTCGCCGAGCGCGTCGACGAGCGCGGTCTCGGGGCCGCGGCCGTCGGTGGCCCGGACGGCCGCCCGCAGCCCGCGCAGGCCGATGTCGACGGCACCGCCCTCGTCGCTGCCGAGGTATTCGCAGCCGCCCGCGTTGGCCACGCGCTTGCCGTCGGTCCCGAAGAAGCCGGAGCCGGTGCCGCACACGGCGACCACGCCGACGCCGGAAAGCGCGGGCACGCCCCACAGCAGCGGCAGCACGTCGTTGGAGACGACCAGCCCGGCGTCGAGCCCGGCGTCGTCGGCGGCGGCACGGGCCCGCTCGAGCTCCGGGCCGATCCCGCCGGGCCCGGCCGCGGCGCTGGCCAGCCAGCCGACCGCGGGCCCGGTCCCGAGCACGGCGCCGATCTCGGCGAACGCCTCCCGCAGGGTGCGGCCGGCGGCGTCGCCGGTGGCGTGCGGGTTGATCGACGGCAGCTCGAACGTCCGCCGCGGGCCGCCGTCCCCGGGCACCACCAGAGCCCGGGTGCGGCTGCCGCCGGCGTCGATCGCGAACCGGCCGACCATCAGACCGCGACCACAGGGCCGGTCCGCAGCATCTGCCGCAGCCCGTCCGCCGGCGTCATCGGCGTCCAGCCGGCGAGCCCGGGCAGGTGCCCGAAGTCGTCGCAGGCCAGCGAGGAGTGCCGGGGGCGCGAGGCCCACAGGGTGTCGCGGCGCAGGACCGGCCGGACCAGCGCCGGGTCGGCACCGGTGAGGCGGTAGGCCACCGTCGCGAAGTCGAACCGGCTCAGCTCGGCCGGCCCGGCCAGGTGCGCGATGCCGGTCGGCAGCTCCGGCACGCGGCACAGCGCGGCCAGCACCGCCGAGACGTCGTCGATGTGCACCGGCGTGAACGACTGGTCGGTCGGCGCCTCCAGCTCCTCGCCGGCCGCGGCCGCCTGCAGGCAGCGCTGCCCGTAGGTGGCGCGGTGCGCCGGGCCGGTCCAGCCGTAGACGAGGCTGACGCGCAGCGCGAGGTTCGGCCCGGTCAGCAGTTCCTGCTCCGCCAGCGCCTTGACCCGCCCGTAGACGTTGTGCGGGCTGATCGGGTCCGCGGGGCGGTGACCGCCGCGCGAACCGTCGAAGACGTTGTCGGTGGAGACCAGCACGGTCGGCACCCCGGAGCCGGCGAGCAGCTTGGCCACGCCGTGGTGGACGGCCTCCGCGCGCTGCTCGTTCGCCTCGATCCACGTGACGTCACTGGGCCCGTGGGTCAGGATGACCCGCGCCGGGCGCAGCGCGTCGACGTGGCCGCGCAGGCGTTCGCGGCCCGCCGGGTCGTCGAGGTCGACGGACAGGTGCCCGGCGTGCGCGAGCGGCGTGGTCGACACCGTCGCCACGTCGTGGCCGTCGGCGCGCAGCCGGTCGGCCACCGAAGCGCCGATCAGCCCGCGGCCGACGACCAGAACCGTGTGGTCAGACATGGGTTTCACTCCTCCTCGTCAGCGCGATCGAGCCGGTGCCGACCGAGGCCGCCACCGCGGCGAGGTCCGGCACCAGGATGTCCACATCGGACGGATCGCCGAGCGTCGGACCGGCGATGCCGATGACGCGGCAGCCGGCCGCCCGCGCGGCGAGCACACCGGGCCGGGCGTCCTCGACGACGACGCACGACTCCGGCGCGAAGCCGAGCCGGGCGGCCGCGGCGAGGTAGCCGTCGGGGGCCGGCTTGCCGCGCGGGACCTCGCCGGCGGCGATCAGGACGGCCGGGACCGGCAGCCCCACGCTGGTCAGCCGCGCGGTCGCGAGGGGCCGCGTCCCGGACGTCACCACGGCCCGCCGCGTCGACGGCAGCGCGGCGAGGATCTCCGCCGCCCCGGGGCAGGCCACGAGCTCGCTGGTGTCCGCCGCCTGGAGCAGTTCCAGCGCGGCGGCTTCACCGGCGGCGTCGAGGTGCGGCGCGACGGCCGCGATCGTCTCGGCCGACGGGCGTCCGTGGCAGGCGGCGACCACGGCGTCCGCGTCCAGCCCGTGGTCCACCGCCCAGGCGCGCCACGACCGCTCCACGGTGCTGCCGGATTCCACCAGCACGCCGTCGAGGTCGAACAGCACCGCCGCGCACGACAGCGCATCGGCCGGGGTGCTCATGCCGCCCTCGCCCCCTGGCTCGCTTCGGCCAGCGCGGTGGCGCGGGTGGCGGCCATCGCCATGGCGACCTCGTCGTCGGTGACGTCGTCGGCGATGACCGTGCAGCCGTACTCGACGGGCAGCACGAACCGGATCTTCGAGTCGCGGATCTTCCGGATCTGGCCGAGCGCCGCCGTGACGGCACCCGCCTGCACCGAGCTCGGCAGGTCCAAAGTGGACGTCGGCAGCCCGCAGCGGTTCAGCAGGCCGACCAGCCGCGCGCGGTCCTTCTCGGCCAGCATCCCGCGCCGCACCGCGATTTCGGCGGCGATCGTCATGCCGTAGGCGACGGCCTCGCCGTGCAGCACCGGGCCGTAGCCGGTCACCGTCTCCACCGCGTGGCCGACGGTGTGCCCGAAGTTCAGCGGCCGCCGCAGGTCCACTTCGTACGGGTCGAGCTGGATCAGCTCGGACTTCACGACGCTCGCCGCGCGCACGATCTGCTCCAGCGCGGGCAGGTCGCGGTCCAGCGCCAGATCGGCGTTGTCCTCGATGAGGTCGAACAGCGGGGGCGAGCCGATCACGCCCTTCTTGATCGCCTCGGCCAGCCCGGCCGCGATCTGCCGTCGGTCCAGAGTGGACAGGTAGGCGACGTTCGAGACGACCGCCTTCGGCTGGTAGAACGCGCCGATGAGGTTCTTCGCGCTCGGGTGGTCGACGGCGACCTTGCCGCCGAGCGCCGCGTCCACCTGGCCCAGCAGTGTGGTGGGGACGTTGATGTAGGGGACACCGCGCATGTACGCGCTGGCGACCCAGCCGATGGTGTCGATGACCACGCCGCCGCCGACCGACAGGATGATGTCGCGCCGGGCGATGGACGTGCCGGCCAGCCAGTCGAGCATGCGGACCGCGGTGTCGATCGACTTGTTGGCTTCACCGGGCGGGAAGGACGTCATGGCGACGTCGATCCCCTTGTCCCGCAACGAGGTCGCGAGGCGCTCGGCGTGCAGCGCGGAGACCGTGTCGTCGGTGATCAGGGCGACCCGGCGCCCGTCGATCTGGTTGAGCAGGAACTTTTCGGCGCAGGGTTCGGCCTTGCAGACGAACACCGAGTAGATGTCGTCGCGGCTGGCGGAGGCGGTGAACGGCTCGGTATCGTCCGCGGCGGGAATCGGTACCAGATGCGGACAACGCACGTGCTCGAGCATGGTTTGACTCCCCTTGAAGTCCTCTTTCGCGCAACCGCACCTTGCGGACCCGCTCGGTGTCCAAATCGTGGAACGCCTCGCTCCGGCTGGTACTTTGTAGTCACCGGGACTGGCCGGTTCGCGAGGTCCGCGGGCTGCGCCGTCGCTCATCGAACTCTCGCACCGGTCCTTGTCGTGCTCATCTCCGAGCGTGCCGCCTCGCTTAGCTTGCCCGCCTTACCGGGATAGGCTTTTCGGCATGGAGCTGAGGATCTTCACCGAACCGCAGGAAGGGGCCGGCCACGGCGATCTGCTGCGCGTGGCCCGGCACGCCGAAGCGACCGGGTTCCCCGCGTTCTTCCGGTCCGACCACTACATGCGCACCGGAACCGCGGCGGCGCACCCCGGTCCGTCGGACGCGTGGGTCACGTTGGGTGCGCTGGCACGGGAAACCAGCCGCATCCGGCTCGGCGTGCTGCTGAGCCCGGTGACGTTCCGGTACCCCGGCGCGCTGGCCGTCACGATCGCGCAAGTGGACGAAATGTCCGGCGGGCGCGTGGAATTCGGCATCGGCTCCGGCTGGTTCGAAGGCGAGCACCACGCGATCGGCGCGCCGTTCCCGACCAAGGGCGAGCGTGTGGACCGGCTGGGGGAGCAGCTCGAGATCCTCACCGGACTGTGGGGAACTCCGGTCGGAGAAACGTATTCCTTCGAGGGCAAGCAGTACCGCATCGTCGACTCGCCTGCCCTGCCGAAGCCGGTGCAGCGGCCGCACCCGCCGATCATCATGGGCGGCAAGGGTCCGAAGCGCCTGCCCCGGCTGGTCGCGCGCTACGCGAACGAGTTCAACAACTCGCTGTGGGACGAGGAAAACACGGCCGCGCAGTTCGACCGCGTCCGCGCGGCGTGCGCGGAGATCGGCCGCGACCCGGCGGAGATCACTTTCTCGGTGGCCCAGACCATCTGCGTCGGCGACGGCGAGGCCGCGCTGGCCGCCCGCGCGGACAAGATCGGCCGCCCAGTGGCGGAACTGCGTGAGAAAGCGCTCGCCGGCTCGCCCGCCGAAGTCGTCGACAAGATCGGCCGGTGGCGCGAGCGCACCGGGATCTCGCGGGTGTACCTCCAGGTCCTCGACCTCTCCGATCTGGACCACCTGGACCTGATCGCCGCGGAAGTCGTCCCGCAGGTCTAGCCGTCCACCGAAGGGGGCTTCCTCGACCGAGGGAAGCCCCCTTTGTTTGTGCGCTCACGGGGAGTGGCGAAGCGAATCTTTTTCGCTAACCGCACGACGCAAGATGCTGGTCAATCACCTGATCGGTTAATTTTTTCCTCTCAATTCTTGACTCGGCACTCAGTCGCGATCGCAGAGGAACGGCAGAAATGCTCAATGAGCGGCAGGTCACTGGTCGGAGAAAATTCCTCACTGGCGCAGTTCTCGGAGTGGGCGGGACGGCGCTGCTCGACAACGGGCTCCTCACCGGGGTGGCGGGAGCCGCCGAATCCACCGCGGCGGGCGCCGATTGCCCCGCCTCGATCGTCAACCCCGCGGACCAGCAGTACCCGGACCTGGTGCGCGCCCTCAACGCCCGGTTCGTGGCGCACCCGGAGCGGGTCGCCGTCATCGACTCGCCGTCGCAGGTCGCGCCGCTGGTGACCGCGGCCGTCAGCGCCGGCAAGCGGATCAGCGTCCGCGGCGGCGGCCACTGCTACGAAGACTTCGTCTACAGCGACGAAACCCAGGTCATCCTCGACCTGAGCCACATGAACCGCGTCTACTACGACCAGCAGCGCAACGCGATCGCGATCGAAGCCGGGGCGACCCTGCTGGACGTCTACGAGAAGACGTACAAGACCTGGGGCGTCGTCATCCCCGGCGGGGTCTGCTACTCCGTCGGCGTCGGCGGGCACGTCGCCGGCGGCGGCTGGGGCTGGCTGGTGCGCCGCAACGGGCTGGTCGTGGACCACCTGTACGCCGTCGAGGTAGTCACCGTGAACGCCGCGGGCCGGGCCCAGACGGTCGTCGCCACCCGCGAGCCGGGCGACCCGCACCGCGAGCTCTGGTGGGCGCACACCGGCGGCGGTGGCGGCAACTTCGGCGTCGTGACGCGGTACTTCTTCCGCTCGCCGGGCGCGACCGGCACCGACCCGCGCAAGCTGCTGCCGAAGCCGCCCGCGCGGGTGAACTTCACGGTCGCCGGCTGGAACCTGAACAACCTGTCGGAGGCGCAGTTCTCCCGCCTGGTGCGCAACTACTCGCAATGGCACATCGACAACAAGTCGCCGAACGGCCCGGCCCGCGACCTCACCGGCGCCCTGTCGGTGAACCACAAGTCGAGCGGTTCGGTCACCGCGCTGGCGCAGCTGGACGTGTCGGTGCCGAACGCGCAGGCCATCATGGACGGCTTCATCGCCTACCTCGCCGACGGCGTGGCGACGCCCGACTTCGTCGCGCCGCAGACGTTGCCGTGGCTGCAGTTCGTCGAGCTGACCGGGACCACCAACTCGGTCGCGAACGACCCGACGTCACGCGCGAAGTACAAGGCCGCGTTCATGAAGGGGCTGTTCACCCCGGCGCAGACCGCGGCGATGTACAAGCACCTGACCCGGTCCGACATCAGCAACCCGAACATCAACATCATCTTCCAGCCCTACGGCGGCCAGGTTTCCGCGGTGCCGCAGGCGAACTCGGCCATCCAGCACCGGGACGCCGCCTACCAGGTCCAGTGGTCGTCGGTGTGGAACGGCGCCGCCGGCGACGCCGCGAACATCGCGTGGGCGCGCGAGGTCTACTCCGAGGTCTACGCGGCCACCGGGGGCGTCCCGGTGCCCAACGGCGTCTCGGACGGCTCCTACGTCAACCACTGCGACGCCGACCTGAGCGACCCGGCGTTCAACAAGTCGGCTTCGCCGTGGCACGACCTGTACTACAAGGGCGCCTACCCGCGCCTGCAGGCCGTGAAGAAGAAGTACGACCCCCGCAACGTGTTCCGGCACCGCCAGTCGGTCGAGCTCCCGTCCTGACCCAGGGGACGGAAAAAGGCCCCGGATCGCTCAGCGGTCCGGGGCCTTTCCGGTTGTCAGCGGTCAGCTCGCGATGTCGATGGGCCGGTCTTCGCCCGGCTCGATGGTCCGGATGACGCGCGCCGGCGCGCCCACGGCGACGACGTTGGCCGGGATGTCCTTCATCACCACGGAATTCGCGCCGATGACGGCGTTCTCGCCGATGGTGACGCCGGGCCCGACGATGCTGCCCGCGCCGAGCCAGACGTTGTCCCCGATGGTGATGGGCTTGCCGTAGCCCCACTTCGCGCGGCGCGATTCGGGTTCGATCGTGTGCCCGGCGGCCAGGAGCTGCGAGTACGACCCGAGCAGGACGTCCTCGCCGATGGTGATCTGCCCGACGTCGAGGAAGATGACGCCGAAGTTCGCGAAGCTGCGGGCGCCGATCTTGGTCTGGTAGCCGTAGTTGCAGTAGAACGGCGGGCGCAGGTAGGCGCCTTCGCCGAACTCGCCGAAGAGTTCCTCGCAGATTTCGCGGCGCCGCTGCCCTTCCAACACGGAACTGCGGTTGTACTCCTCGAGCAGCACCTGCGCGCGCCGGACCTCCTCGCTCAGGAGTTCGCCGTTGGCGAGGTGGTACTCGCCGGCCAGCATCAATTCCTTCATCGCGTGGTCATCAAGCTGCATGGCGACGCTCCTCGGGGTTCCGGTTCACCGTTCCACGGTGCCCGTGCGGCCGTGATCAGGACATCTCCCAGCGTGCCGATTCCCTTTCGCTCCGCCCGGAAATGCGGTGAGGTAAGGCAGGATGACTGTCGGCGAAGACGAGCTCGATCATCGTCGGAAAAGCGCGAAAGGATGACAATGATACTCGTTACCGGCGGCCTGGGTTCGATCGGGTCGCACACCGCACGGGCGCTGCTCGACCTGGGTGAATCCGTCGTGCTCACCGCGCACCGGTCCACCGGGCTGCCGGAGTACCTGGCGAACGAGGCGGAAGGCCGCGTCGTCGTCGAGCCGCTGGACACCACGGACGAGCAGGCCTTCCTCGACATCGGCAAGCGCCACGAGATCACGGGCATCGTGCACCTCGCGGCGAGCTACTTCGCCACGCCCGACCCGGTCGAGTACCTCCGCGTCGAGACCCTCGGCCTCCTGAACGCCCTCAAGGCGGCGTCGGTCTGGGGCGTGCGCCGGTTCTCGGTCGCCAGCTCGATCGGCGTGTACGTCGGCGTGGACGACTCGGCCCCGTGGCGCGAGGACGCGGCCCTCCCGGTGCTGCCGCTGCCCCAGATCCTCCAGTTCAAGAAGACCGCGGAGCTGTTCTCGATCGCGGCCGCGGCCGCCGGCGGCTTCGAGCTGGTCAACCTGCGGATCGGCACGATCTGGGGGCCGCTGAGCCTGCCGGACTCGCCGTTCTTCGCCTTGCCGCGGCTGCTGAGCTCGGCG
Coding sequences within:
- a CDS encoding NAD-dependent epimerase/dehydratase family protein, whose product is MILVTGGLGSIGSHTARALLDLGESVVLTAHRSTGLPEYLANEAEGRVVVEPLDTTDEQAFLDIGKRHEITGIVHLAASYFATPDPVEYLRVETLGLLNALKAASVWGVRRFSVASSIGVYVGVDDSAPWREDAALPVLPLPQILQFKKTAELFSIAAAAAGGFELVNLRIGTIWGPLSLPDSPFFALPRLLSSAVLGEDADLTPPRPDAFAEDATDLCYVKDCGRAIALLMTAKHLNHNTYNVSSGRLVPYAEVVDEINKAVPGANITLPPGRSPERPSPNYLDITRLREDTGFEPEYDSARTVQDYVAWLKTHER